TTCGTGCTGACGGGCGGCGAAATGCCCGCGATGGCGATAGTGGACGCCGTGTCGCGGCTGATTCCAGGCGTCGTCGGCAGCGGAAGCTCCGTCGAAGAAGACTCCTTCTACAGCGGAATGCTCGACACGCCGCACTACACGCGCCCGGCCGAATGGCGCGGCGAGCATGTGCCGGCGGTGCTTCTGAACGGGGACGCGAAGGCCATCGAGCGCTGGAGGCGGCGGCGGTCCGTCGAGCGCACGCTCGACAGGCGGCCCGACGTGACGTCGCGTGCGAGCCTCGCTCCGTGGCTCTCGGGCGGCGCGTACGTGATGGAGGTGCATTATCCGGTTCTCGACAAGCGCGGCGAAAAATCGTCCACCGCTATAACCGGCATGGACCTGCACGACATCGCGCGCGCCTGCCGCACCTTTGGAATAAAGAAATACCTGCTCGTCACGCCCATCGCGCAGCAGCGCGAAATGGCGAAGCGCATCGCGGGACACTGGACCTCGGGCTGGGGCGCGGACTACAACCCCGACAGACGCGAGGCTTTCTCCACGCTCAAGATATTCGCCTCCGTACAGAAGGCGCTCGCCTGGGCCGAAGAGAAAGAAAAAAAGCCCGTGTTCAAGATAGCGACGACGGCGAAGCGGCACGAGGGCGCGCAGCACTGGCTGACGCTCAAGCGCGAAATACTGCGGCGCGACCACAGCCCCGTATTCATATTCGGGACAGGCTGGGGCCTCCACGACGAAGTCATGGACGTGGCGGACGCCGTAATGACGCCCATAACAGGCGGCAAAGACGGCTGGAACCACCTCTCCGTGCGCAGCGCCGTGAGCATAACGCTCGACCGCTTCTTCGGCTGGCGCTGACGGCGAAGCGGGCTTAAGCAACAGACCAACGGCGCGAAAACGCCGTAAAAGATGAAAAAATAAAACAATTACGAAAAGGAGGGAAAACCTCATGCAGGATCCAAGAATTGCTCTGGTAGAGAAAAAATACCATAAGGCGGAAGGCTCCATCCCCGAGTTCCGCCCCGGCGACACGGTCAAAGTCCACGTCAAAGTCGTGGAAGGAAACCGCAGCCGTATACAGGTCTTCGAAGGCGTAGTCATCGGCCGCCAGCACGGCGGTCTCCGCGAAAACTTCGTCGTCCGCAAAATATCCAACGGCGTAGGCGTGGAAAGAATATTCCCCGTCCATTGCCCGAGCATCGACAAAATCGAAGTGACCCGCAAGGGCCGTGTCCGCCGCGCGAAGCTCTACTACCTCCGCAAACTCAGCGGAAAGGCCGCGCGCATCAAAGAGCGCAAAGACTTCGACAAATAACCCGTATCACTACGGAAAACGCAAAAGCCTCTCCATCGCGGAGAGGCTTTTTTCATGCGCGCGCGCCGCCGCCCTTCCGCGTCGCGCAGAAGAGAAACGCGCGCTCCGGAGTTTGCGAAAAAACCGGCTCCGTCCATGTGTCATGACGCCGCCTTCGCCGCAAAAGGCCGCCGCGCCCCGGCGCTTTACCGCCAGCGCGTCCGCGCGCCGAAATTCGCCGTTCCCAAACCGACAGCCCAAATAATATAATTTATCGCGGAAAACACAAGACAGGCAGGCGAGCGTCAGATGGAAGTCAAAAAATGGAGCTACGAAGAATTTCCTGAATACACGGAAACGCCTGAAGGGGCCGTCCGCGTCGAAACCACCGGGGACGAAACAGGCGTGCGCTTCGTCCGCGAAGTCGAATACGCCGCGCCGGACGGCGTGCCGCTGCGTCTCAACATACTGCTCCCCGTAACGCGGAACGAGCCGGACAAAAAACATCCCTGCCTCGTCTACGTGCAGGGCTCCGCGTGGAAAGAACAGGATTTATACATGTCCGTCTGTGCCGTGGACGAGCTCGTGAAAAAAGGCTGCGCGGTCGCGATAGCCCAATACCGCCACACGGGACAGGCCCCATTCCCCGCGCAGATAAGCGACGCGCGCAACGCCGTGCGCTACATGCGCGCCCACGCTGAAGAATACCGCGTAAACCCTGACGAAATATTCGTAGGCGGCGACTCCTCCGGCGGACACACCGCCGTCTTCTGCGCCATAGCTGAAGAGGGCGGCGACATGGACGAAAGCCTCTTCCCGGGCGTCTCGGCCGAAGTGCGCGGCGTGCTCGACTACTACGGCACGGTCACGCTCCTCATGGAAGACGGATTCCCGACGACCACGAGCCACCACACGCCCAAAAGCCCCGAAGGGAAACTCCTCGGCGGCGTGTACGTCATGGAACACCCGGAACTCGCCGCGAAAGCGAGCGCCGTCACCCACATAACGCCGGACAAAAAACTCCCGCCAGTCTGCATCTTCCACGGCACCAAAGACCGCACCGCGAACGTCCGCCAAAGCGTAGAACTCTACGAAAAACTCCGCGCCTGCGGCAAAGAGGCGCGCCTGTACCTGATAGCCGGAGCCGGCCACTGCGGCCCGGAATTCTGGACGCCGGAAGTATGCGCCCTCGCGTGGGACTTCATGCAGGACTGCCTGAAAAAATCAGCCGCGCAGGACTGGCGGGAAAGCCGGTGAAAAACGGAGAAAAAGAATATTTGTGCCTCTTCGCCCGCGGCTTAGCGGCCTTGCAAAACCCGTTTGAAAAAATCCTAAAAAATCTTTCTAAAAAGGCTTGACGAAACGCCGAACTTTTTATATACTTTTTTGCGTTGAGCGCCGGGGTGGTGGAAATGGTAGACACGCACGTTTGAGGGGCGTGTGGGGCAACCCGTACGAGTTCAATTCTCGTCTCCGGCACCATTTTTAAAAACCCTCGAGAGACCAGCCGAAAGGTTGGCCTCTTTTTTATTATTTGATATTATTTTTCTTTTCCGCCGCGTACGAGGCGGAAAAGAAAAATATAGTGAATTAACTAAAACAGCAAACATTTATGTCATTTCGGCAATCTTCCGGCTGGAATCTCCGCCACTAACACAGAGGCTGAATGAAGCTATGCAGCTATAATGGATTCTATTGAGTATAGGACGAAGGCCCCGCAGAGCCTGCCCCGTTTCACTGGGCACAGAAGATTTGCGGGGCGGCATAATGTTTAGTGTAAAGTTGAATTATTGTAAATGTTTCTTGTCTTTAGTTAAACTGCCATAAAAACCGGCTGCGCGTTCTGGAAACTCCACAGACGCGCGGCCGGTTTTTATTCGTCGTTCGTTTCGGTTACAGCTGTCCGGCTTTATATTTTTTATGTACCCAGTAGGGCAGTATGAACATGAACGGGATGTAGATCACGGGAACGCCCATGTAGGACAGGAAAATCTTGTAGCCCCAGTTGACTATCGCGAGAATGCCGAACTGTCCGAGCGCTATCGCTATGACCATGAAAAAAGCTATTATCAGGAAGCGCGATGCGACGCTGCCTACCTTCAGCTTCGACGACACGACGCCTTCGTACCTCGCCACCGTGCCGCACATGAAACCAACACCTGTGCTGAGTACGGCGAGCATGGCGAGAGTTACGTAAATCAGATGGAAGTGCGTCCCCATGC
The window above is part of the Cloacibacillus sp. An23 genome. Proteins encoded here:
- the rplS gene encoding 50S ribosomal protein L19, yielding MQDPRIALVEKKYHKAEGSIPEFRPGDTVKVHVKVVEGNRSRIQVFEGVVIGRQHGGLRENFVVRKISNGVGVERIFPVHCPSIDKIEVTRKGRVRRAKLYYLRKLSGKAARIKERKDFDK
- a CDS encoding alpha/beta hydrolase, translated to MEVKKWSYEEFPEYTETPEGAVRVETTGDETGVRFVREVEYAAPDGVPLRLNILLPVTRNEPDKKHPCLVYVQGSAWKEQDLYMSVCAVDELVKKGCAVAIAQYRHTGQAPFPAQISDARNAVRYMRAHAEEYRVNPDEIFVGGDSSGGHTAVFCAIAEEGGDMDESLFPGVSAEVRGVLDYYGTVTLLMEDGFPTTTSHHTPKSPEGKLLGGVYVMEHPELAAKASAVTHITPDKKLPPVCIFHGTKDRTANVRQSVELYEKLRACGKEARLYLIAGAGHCGPEFWTPEVCALAWDFMQDCLKKSAAQDWRESR
- the trmD gene encoding tRNA (guanosine(37)-N1)-methyltransferase TrmD, producing the protein MKITVITAFPELMRNYLAASVLGRGIAAGRLEAEVVDIRDFSEGSYRQIDDYCYGSGGMMLMAEPLAKAVESVSGGGKPYVVYPSPQGVRLHQELVEDLARKEHLVIVCGHYEGVDERFTEKFVDMEISLGDFVLTGGEMPAMAIVDAVSRLIPGVVGSGSSVEEDSFYSGMLDTPHYTRPAEWRGEHVPAVLLNGDAKAIERWRRRRSVERTLDRRPDVTSRASLAPWLSGGAYVMEVHYPVLDKRGEKSSTAITGMDLHDIARACRTFGIKKYLLVTPIAQQREMAKRIAGHWTSGWGADYNPDRREAFSTLKIFASVQKALAWAEEKEKKPVFKIATTAKRHEGAQHWLTLKREILRRDHSPVFIFGTGWGLHDEVMDVADAVMTPITGGKDGWNHLSVRSAVSITLDRFFGWR